Proteins encoded by one window of Branchiostoma floridae strain S238N-H82 chromosome 6, Bfl_VNyyK, whole genome shotgun sequence:
- the LOC118417633 gene encoding probable D-lactate dehydrogenase, mitochondrial, whose translation MNFLRVVGSLYRPAGVISRTYCPGTPETCRLPDTLVEALSAAVGLKNVSTSFAVREQHGKDESYHVPQPADVVVWPETTNAVSKVARICYDNNVPMIPFGTGTGLESGVSAPRGGVCLDLTRMDQVLDLHPEDFDVSVQPGVTRNALNSYLRDTGLWFPVDPGADASLCGMAATSASGTNAVRYGTMRENVINLEVVLPDGTIINTAGKDRRTKKTAAGYNLTNIYVGSEGTLGIITKATLRLFGIPETIMAAVCSFPSVQAAVDTTVMTMQSGIPIARIEFLDDVMMDACNKFGGLDYPVAPTLFLEFHGSEKNVADQAEAVAEIAQMNEGSDFQMASDPADKKKLWSARHNAWYAALALKPGSKGCATDVCVPISRLPEVIVETKEDISKSSLIGPIVGHVGDGNFHSILTIDPNDPAQIEEAHVLHERMARRALAVGGTCTGEHGIGLGKRHLLREEMGEGTFSVMKALKRALDPKNIMNPEKVIPV comes from the exons ATGAACTTCCTGCGTGTAGTGGGCAGCTTGTACCGGCCGGCTGGGGTCATCAGTCGGACCTACTGTCCTGGGACTCCAGAG ACGTGCCGTCTGCCTGACACCCTGGTGGAAGCCTTGTCCGCAGCGGTCGGGCTGAAGAACGTCTCCACATCATTCGCAGTCAGGGAGCAGCATGGGAAGGACGAGTCTTACCACGT GCCACAACCAGCTGATGTCGTTGTCTGGCCGGAGACTACAAACGCTGTCAGCAAAGTTGCCAGGATCTGTTATGACAACAATGTACCCATGATTCCATTTGGTACGGGCACAGGATTGGAGTCGGGTGTCAGCGCGCCCAGG GGCGGTGTGTGTCTTGACCTGACCAGGATGGATCAGGTCTTAGATCTCCATCCTGAAGACTTTGATGTGAGCGTACAGCCTGGAGTGACGAGGAACGCACTCAACTCCTACCTACGTGACACGGGCCTGTGGTTCCCTGTAG ATCCGGGTGCAGATGCTTCGCTGTGTGGCATGGCGGCGACCAGCGCCTCCGGCACCAACGCCGTGCGGTACGGGACGATGCGGGAGAACGTGATAAACCTGGAGGTCGTGCTGCCAGACGGAACGATCATCAACACTGCCGGGAAGGACAGGAGGACAAA GAAAACTGCAGCAGGCTACAACCTGACGAACATCTATGTGGGGTCAGAGGGCACGCTGGGTATCATCACCAAGGCGACGCTCAGACTATTTGGAATACCAGAAACT ATCATGGCAGCTGTGTGCTCGTTCCCCTCGGTTCAAGCTGCCGTGGACACGACAGTCATGACTATGCAGAGCGGCATCCCCATCGCCAGAATAG AGTTCCTAGATGATGTGATGATGGACGCCTGTAACAAGTTTGGCGGGCTGGACTACCCCGTGGCACCCACCCTGTTCCTGGAGTTCCACGGTTCAGAAAAGAATGTGGCAGACCAAGCAGAGGCTGTGG CTGAGATTGCACAGATGAATGAGGGGTCAGACTTCCAGATGGCATCAGaccctgctgacaaaaagaAGCTGTGGTCGGCACGACACAACGCCTGGTATGCTGCGCTGGCGCTCAAGcctgggtcaaag GGCTGTGCCACGGATGTCTGTGTTCCAATCTCTAGACTACCGGAGGTCATCGTTGAAACTAAAGAGGACATCAGCAAGTCATCCCTCATAG GACCAATAGTTGGCCATGTAGGTGACGGGAACTTCCACAGTATCCTGACCATTGATCCAAATGACCCAGCTCAAATCGAGGAGGCGCACGTGTTACATGAACGCATGGCGAG ACGAGCTCTAGCCGTTGGAGGGACGTGTACCGGGGAGCACGGAATCGGACTGGGGAAGCGCCACCTACTGCGGGAGGAGATGGGAGAGGGAACATTCAGCGTCATGAAAGCACTGAAACGTGCGCTGGACCCTAAAAACATCATGAACCCAGAGAAAGTCATCCCTGTGTAA
- the LOC118417634 gene encoding 60S ribosomal protein L14-like, producing the protein MLFLSAILLKMVYRRFVEIGRVAFVRFGQDEGKLCAVVDIVDQNRALVDGPNIRRQAISFKFLHLTPVVITIGHGCGTSAVKKAWEKEGVEEKWRQSTWYKKLQMKATRKQLSDFDRFKLMKVKQRRSWLIKMEMGRLKKAQNK; encoded by the exons ATGCTCTTCCTTTCCGCCATCTTGCTGAAAATG GTGTACAGACGGTTTGTCGAGATCGGCCGTGTGGCCTTCGTGCGTTTTGGGCAGGATGAGGGCAAGCTGTGCGCCGTGGTCGACATTGTAGACCAGAACAGG GCTCTTGTCGATGGCCCCAACATCCGCCGCCAGGCCATCAGCTTCAAGTTCCTCCACCTGACCCCAGTTGTGATCACCATCGGACACGGCTGCGGCACCAGCGCCGTGAAGAAGGCCTGGGAGAAGGAGGGTGTGGAGGAGAAGTGGCGCCAGTCCACCTGGTACAAGAAGCTCCAGATGAAGGCCACG AGAAAACAGCTCTCCGACTTTGACCGCTTCAAGTTGATGAAGGTCAAGCAAAGG CGTTCCTGGCTGATTAAGATGGAGATGGGCCGTCTGAAGAAGGCGCAGAATAAGTGA